A window of Aurantibacillus circumpalustris genomic DNA:
GTTCTGAAACAGTAATGTGATCAATATCGTGTGATATAATGGCTTTCATACATTCAAAACGGTTTATGTCCTTTTAAATTAAGCAAGCTATTAAGCGTTGGTCTTATTTTCTCAATACAAAAATAAGGTTTCAATTCACCGCCAAACTCCCTAAAATATCTTTCGATGTTTGCATTCATTGATCCTTCAAAGTCAAAATACTTTAAATTAAGTTCTCTAGCTTTTAAAATACTATACCACATGCACTGCACACCAGCACCGTGGTGCTTATTTTCTGAATCAAAACCACCAAATAAATAAATAGCCTTTTCCTTATTAAAAACACAGTAAGTAGCTCCTATGGCCACATCATTATTATAAGCTACAAAGGCAAATGAGTTTTTTGCATTTGAAAAAGAAAACAAAATATTTTCCAAAATTTCAGGGTTCCTGTTTTTATCATTTCTTTCAAGTGATTTTAGAATGAGCGAGTAAACCAGTTTGTAATCTTGTGTTTCTTTAACGACCACTTTGTCTTTAATAGCTTTGTTTACACTCTTTCTTTTTTCAGAAGATAGATTATCCCATAATTTTTCCTTCTCTAAAGAGAGATTAATGAGATAAGTGTACCGAACTTTAGAGGTAAAACCCTCCCAGATAAAAGGTTGTGTATCTATAACATCGTAGGGAAGATTAATATTAATATACGGTACTTTTAAAGATTCAAAATAGGAAACAAGTAACTGAATGAGATCCTTATTGAACGAATTTGCTCCAACAATAGAGACAGCTGGGTTAACATAAAATAAATCTATGTTTGGCGAGTATGGAGGTGTTATAATAAATTTAAAAACACTTTTCTTAAAACTGTAGTAAACAAAACAACCAATAACGTCATTATTGTTGTTTAAAATTGCACATTGATGCAGGTTATCTGATGAGTAGATAGAAGTCCACTTCATTGAACTAAAAAACACATTGTGTTTCTCAACGAAAGCCAATAATTTTGAGTAATTATCTGAATTTTTATTTACCAGTTCTATTTTCAAAATAAATTCTACTTAACCTTTTATTATTATATTAAAAAGTAATGCTTAAAAACCTAATTTACCGCTACTTTTCTATTACTTCTCGTTGGCTTGCTTTGGTACTAATTATTTTTTTATAAATAGTAGTCATTTGTTCAAGACTCATTTTCCAACTATAGTTTGTAACAACATGTTTTCTTGAGTTTTCAGCAATTTGTTTGTACTTCACTTTATCGCAAATAAGTTCTTCAATCGCTGCAATTGTTTGTGTTTCATTTCTAACATCTACTTTGTACCCTAAACTTTCATCTTTTACGATCCCCTTTAATCCACCAACATTTGTCACAATAACAGGTTTCTCGCAAGCCATAGCTTCAATCACAGAAACACCAAAACTTTCATACTCACTAATATTTACAAGAACATCGATCATATTATAATATGAGCTTATTTCGTTAAAAGGAATTCTTCCAGCGAATACAACGGCTTGCGTAACATTCAGTTTTTCAGTCAATTTTATTAAATTTTCCTTCGCACTACCCTCTCCTGCAATTAACAGTTTAAGCCTGGGGTATTTTTTACTTAAAACAGCGAAA
This region includes:
- a CDS encoding GNAT family N-acetyltransferase; protein product: MKIELVNKNSDNYSKLLAFVEKHNVFFSSMKWTSIYSSDNLHQCAILNNNNDVIGCFVYYSFKKSVFKFIITPPYSPNIDLFYVNPAVSIVGANSFNKDLIQLLVSYFESLKVPYININLPYDVIDTQPFIWEGFTSKVRYTYLINLSLEKEKLWDNLSSEKRKSVNKAIKDKVVVKETQDYKLVYSLILKSLERNDKNRNPEILENILFSFSNAKNSFAFVAYNNDVAIGATYCVFNKEKAIYLFGGFDSENKHHGAGVQCMWYSILKARELNLKYFDFEGSMNANIERYFREFGGELKPYFCIEKIRPTLNSLLNLKGHKPF